One segment of Calliopsis andreniformis isolate RMS-2024a chromosome 1, iyCalAndr_principal, whole genome shotgun sequence DNA contains the following:
- the Prosbeta1 gene encoding proteasome beta1 subunit, translated as MAYMVDNLAQLNMGAVTDNLVPDWLHSEQSTGTSIMACEFDGGVVIGADSRSTTGAYISNRFADKLTKITDYIYCCRSGSAADTQAISDIVAYHLGLHKMELGTEPLVETAANVFRELCYNYRDSLMAGILVAGWDSQKGGQVYSVPLGGMCVRQPISIGGSGSTYVYGYVDSQYKPNMPKDECVKLVENSLALAMSRDGSSGGVIRIGVITEKGIERRVILGNELPRFYEG; from the exons ATGGCTTATATGGTGGATAATTTAGCTCAGCTCAATATGGGTGCAGTTACTGATAATTTAGTTCCAGATTGGCTTCATTCGGAGCAGAGTACTGGA ACATCAATCATGGCTTGTGAATTTGATGGAGGAGTTGTAATTGGAGCAGATTCTCGATCAACAACAGG AGCTTATATTTCCAATCGTTTTGCTGACAAATTGACCAAAATAACAGATTACATTTACTGTTGTCGTTCTGGTTCTGCAGCCGACACTCAAGCTATTTCTGACATAGTTGCTTACCATTTAGGACTCCACAA AATGGAATTAGGCACGGAGCCACTAGTAGAAACAGCAGCAAATGTGTTCAGGGAATTATGTTACAACTACAGAGATTCTTTAATGGCAGGGATCTTAGTCGCTGGATGGGACAGTCAGAAGGGAGGTCAAGTTTATAGCGTCCCCTTAGGTGGCATGTGCGTACGTCAACCAATCTCCATTGGAGGGTCTGgttctacatatgtatatggTTACGTGGATTCACAGTACAAGCCAAACATGCCTAAAGATGAATGTGTTAAACTGGTTGAAAATT CACTCGCGCTGGCGATGTCGCGTGACGGTAGCAGCGGTGGTGTTATTCGAATTGGTGTTATCACGGAAAAAGGAATTGAAAGAAGAGTGATACTTGGCAACGAATTGCCACGTTTTTACGAGGGCTGA